A genomic window from Phoenix dactylifera cultivar Barhee BC4 unplaced genomic scaffold, palm_55x_up_171113_PBpolish2nd_filt_p 000007F, whole genome shotgun sequence includes:
- the LOC103704539 gene encoding transcription factor BHLH148-like has translation MEPFPFQTQEDDEHPEYLNWDFSLPDSIDLLSAISNPQPPPRSAFVEYRAFNRGISSQSSGCQQQRTGGRNIHRRVIEFLRTIPMATREESFRGVVAEGSREFRHLMRERQRRERLSQGYADLRYMLSNRSKGDKNSVVQAAAVYLKELEGVREELQKRNEELEETAAGKRGVVEGATIKLRVMNPSSAVDSMMGALQCLRGMELAAASMQAELRSDELSAVVNLKSKNVAIAEVERAMECALEEVEKKSHTLSSQQYKCSVSCHVENAP, from the exons ATGGAACCGTTCCCCTTCCAAACCCAGGAGGACGACGAGCACCCGGAGTATCTGAACTGGGACTTCTCCCTTCCCGACTCCATCGACCTCCTGTCCGCCATCTCCAACCCACAGCCCCCACCGCGAAGTGCTTTTGTCGAATACAGAGCGTTTAATCGTGGGATCTCGTCCCAGAGTTCGGGATGCCAACAGCAACGAACCGGCGGTCGCAACATCCACCGGAGAGTGATCGAGTTTCTAAGAACGATTCCGATGGCGACAAGGGAGGAGAGTTTCAGAGGTGTGGTGGCGGAGGGAAGCAGGGAGTTTCGGCATCTGATGAGGGAGAGGCagaggagagagagattgaGCCAGGGTTATGCTGACCTCCGCTATATGCTCTCCAACAGATCAAAG GGTGACAAGAATTCGGTGGTTCAAGCAGCGGCTGTTTACTTGAAAGAACTGGAGGGAGTGAGGGAGGAGCTGCAGAAGCGCAACGAGGAGCTTGAGGAGACGGCAGCTGGGAAACGAGGGGTGGTAGAAGGGGCGACGATCAAATTGCGCGTGATGAATCCCTCATCGGCCGTTGATTCCATGATGGGGGCTCTGCAATGCTTGAGGGGAATGGAGTTGGCGGCTGCATCCATGCAGGCCGAACTCCGCAGCGACGAGTTGTCAGCCGTCGTCAATCTGAAATCAAAG AATGTGGCAATAGCTGAAGTGGAGAGAGCAATGGAATGTGCTTTAGAGGAAGTGGAGAAGAAATCCCACACTTTGTCTTCCCAACAATATAAATGCTCCGTGAGTTGCCATGTGGAGAATGCACCATGA